The Oncorhynchus nerka isolate Pitt River linkage group LG12, Oner_Uvic_2.0, whole genome shotgun sequence genome contains the following window.
CATCAGAGCCACACACAGAGCCCtgtgcctcacacacacacttaggttcTGGTTCACCCCTCCTGCGGCCCCTCCGTCCTCTCCTGGTTCTCCTCTGGCAGACCAACCCCTCTCCACAGCGCCCATAGAACAACTGCGTCCCATCCGGGTCACATTGCTGCCCCTCCACGTTGCCACACTGCTCACAGCAGCCGCAGCTGTCCTGCACTTGCCCTGCTGGACAGTTAGAGGGCGCCAGAGGGCAGCGCTCCCTCTCACACTCCCCACAGCCCTCGCCCTCCTCCCATAGACGCAGCCAGCCGCGGTGCTGGGGGGGCACCCCAAGGATAAGATGGACAGATACACTCACaccgacacacatacacaaccacaccCCAGCCCAGGCCATGGTATGTGCTtcccacaacaaacacacaaGCGCAAATGCTCTCTAAGACAGTCACTGTCAGAGCAATTTCTCCTTGGAAACTTACAGAAAGAGGAGACACTGCAGAACCCCAAACCAGCACCAAACTGCAAATGGCTCGTTTCTGTAGAACCCAAACCTGGCTCTGTCCAAAGCTGGAGAATGTTGATCTGGTTGTTATTGTGTAAAAGCCTGTGGCTGTGTTGTTCTTCTCTGAGCTGAAGTAATATAATAAATGTTCCCTTCAGTCTTCAGTGCCACGTTGGGTTGGTCCTCCTCTGGATTATTGGATTTCTGTGTTTGTTCCAAATGCCTTTTTCTTTTGTTCACCTTTCTCAAATAGTGTCTCCCGTTTGTGTTTCTCCAGTTTTAGAGAAAGCGATTCAATTCTGCACGTAAAGGAGGTGTGAGGAAATTGTACCCACCGAATActtctcccgtctcctctcctccgtcaCAATGACTGCCTTTCTTCATGTGCCAGTGTTCCTCGGCAGGCCTGGAATGGTGCAAGAGTTTCAAAAATGCCACACCATATAAAAGAATGCCCCTCAATGTCTATTTCACATAGGCCTCCTCTCCTACAAATCTGTCATCTGCACAGACCATAAGTAATCTCCCATACACACTGAAACATGTATCTACGTTAAGATGGCACGTAAATGTCAATTTATGATGACATCCTTTCGATtttatcatccctctctctcactttctatcAGAGCCACTCTGGCTAGTGGAGCCATGTGACATTCCTGGGTCTGGCAATGCTTTGTGTCTGCCAGTGAATCTGTCTGCATTTTGGGAATACACATGCAAGAATGTTATTTAATTTCTCTCAGTTGTTTTGTGCATTTTTGAAACACATGTTTTTTGTTATTATTTGGTAAACAAATTGTTTAAAGCTGAGATACAAAGAAACATATTGTTCTTCCTTGAGAGTTTGGGGGTATCATTTGCAACGATATAAAATCATCTTGGATAAGAGGATGGCTTGAATCATGTCCAAATTAGAATGGAAGTTTGCATTTTTTATGTTTTTAAATATCTGTTCATAATGATGATTCATTACTTCCTCCTGCCAAAAAAATATGTTAACTATGCTTGTACATTTGTGTCAGGGTAATATTTTTTTCTAACTCTGTAGTTTCTGTTCCTCCAATGTGGCCATAGCCGGCCAATCCAATGCACAAGCTCATTGCCACCACAATTACGGTACTGTCTCTAAATAGTCAAAGGCATGGTTTCATCCGGTGAATTCTGACGTCAGAGCATGTGAGGCTTCGTTGTTTGACGCCGTCCACGTATCAGTGCCAAGAAGTTAGCGCATGTGGTCCGTAAATGTTCCAACTGAACTGGGTGACGCTACAAAAATAAAAGTCCTCTCTGATAATTAGAAATAGAAAGTCAAGTATGATATTTTCTGATAATACAATTATAACATCTTTAAGTCTCTAAGAAAATCGAGCTCTTCCTGCATTAATTATATCTGCTTAAAAAGTCAGGAAAAAGGCTTTAAATGGGCTTTTAATTTGAAAGAACCGCGCATACGCTACCGGATGTAGTATTTGATTGTTCTGATTTACGCATGGTCCACGTATCTGAACAGGAAACAAGAAATATGTCCAAACAACTGCACTGGACAAGGGAGACTTATTTCAGGTgatatctttattttttattggCAGTCGTTGACACACACTCTATCTCTACTATATTCTTCGGACGTCATCTTTCCCGCGAAGACAATTCCTGGAGAAGAGGTTCAAGTAAGTATTTTAATTCATGTATGATCTCCTGGGTGAATGACAGTGGTGACATCTTAGCTGCAATAACTCAATCAGAAGAGTTTCATGTGAATGTCTTGCTAACTTTACCACATCAATAATGTTCTTGTTAACTGCCGATTTTAGTTGGACAATAGACTTCAGACTCTAGTGGCTGATGATTTACAGGCAGGATTGTCACGCATAATATAGCAGTTCAGTTGCTTTTTAGAATTGAATTATGTTGCTGATGTGTCTTGGAAAAAAAGGTTCTGCCTGGGCTCAGTCATATTCAGGTTAATTGCAACTGCAGTATAATGTGATCTGGCAGAGACACTTTCTTCACTGcaccctacagtgccttcagaaagtattcaaatatattgaaaatgaaatagagaactcatttacataagtattcaaacccctgagtcaatactttgtagaagcaccttttgggggtgattacagctgtgagtctttttgggtacgtttctaagagctttgcacacctggattgtacaatatttgcccattaatcttttaaaaaatgattcaagccgatttaagtcaaaactgtaactaggccactcaggaacattcaatgtcatcttggtaagcaactccagggtagatttagccttgtgttttaggttattgttctgctgaaacgtgactttgtctcccagtgtctgttgaaaagcagactgaaccatgaaaagtatacccataacatgatgcagccaccaccatgcttgaaaatatgaagagtggtactcaatgATGTGTTGGTAgctttgccccaaacataacgcttagCATTCATGACAAAAAAGtgtatttctttgccacatttttttgcagtattacttaagtgccttgttgcaaacaggatgcatgttttggaatatttttattctgtgcaggcttccttcttttcactctgtcatttacgttagtattgtggagtaactataatggtgttgatccatcctcagttttctcctatcccaACCATTCATCTCTGTAactgtttttttaaatcaacattggcctcatggtgaaatcccctgagcagtttccttcctctcctgcaatTTAGTTAGGAAAGATGCATGTATCTTTGTATTGACTGGGTAtattgacacaccatccaaagCATAATTAATATCTGaaaatatgtggaaaaagtcaaggggtttgaatactttctgaaggcaccgtatGTTACCTTTTCATCATCTGTTTCCTGGTTGTACAGGTGCACTAAGTGGTGACGTGGGTGGGGTGGGGCACTGAAATTGAATAGTTGAACTACATGCATCTTGCCATTTATTTTCTAGCTTTACAAGCACTCCAGGTTTTATGGGTTGTTATCTCTAAGACAAAAGGTAACCTGGGCTGTCCTGAAGTATTGTGACAGTCTCATCAAAGCCAGGCATTGATCTAAGGTAGATCTGAGGCTGAGCACATCTCTAGAATGTTGCTATGTGCACTGATGATTGTTGTGTGTCGTGTGTTGCTGGTGTGTGATGTGTTTTGTCTTTGTAAGGCAGGGGGTCACGATGGCACAGAAGGTCCTGGTGACTGGGGGAGGAGGCTATATCGGCAGCCACTGTGTGGTGGAACTGATTGAGGCAGGATTCTGCCCTGTGGTCATAGATAACTTCAGCAATGCCGTCCAAGGTAAATGTCCTTAGTTTGCCTAGTGCGGCTTTGCGAGTAGGCTAATATGGCCTATGACACTCTATCTGTTTGACAGTTActgtttgttttgtgtgtgatGCTGATAACACTTACAGTGTAGGtgtgttttgtgtatgtgtgttgatcATTGTTCCACATCCTTTTGTtttttggaggagaaagggatgTCCCTGAGAGCCTGCAGAGGATAGAGAAAATCCTGGACACCAGCATTGAGTTCTATGAGCTGGACCTGCTGGACCGCCCAGGCCTGGAGGAGCTCTTCAAACAGGTTTAAAACTGCACATGTCTCCCTGCTGAACAGTGTTCACAGGCTTCAACTAGGCCCCAGAGGATTTCCTCTTCAGGTCATGGAGTCAGGGACAACTCCTGGCCCTATTAGCATTTTTTGCTCAAGACCTTTTGTCTTTGTTTCGGTTTctagctgtttgtctctgtcttcaTGTCCTAACAGCATTCATTCAGTGCTGTAATGCACTTTGCTGGTCTAAAAGCGGTGGGTGAGTCCGTTGAGCAGCCATTGAGGTACTATCAGGTCAACCTCACTGCAACCATGAACTTGCTTGAGGTAAGCGAGAACACCTCAATCTTAACTTGCCTTGCATTCTTTTGAAGCAACCTATTATGTAATGGCATTCACTGCTGCTTGCCTAGAACTGCTACCAAAGTGCACGAGTGCTTGTGGGTTGATTTTATAACTTTGTAGCACTGTACTTGTCTTTTACTTTTGACCCACTACTAGTGTTTGTGTCGCTTGCAATAATCTCAACCCGCTTCCTGATGTTAGTCTGCAtgcttaagtgtgtgtgtgccttagaTTGCTGTCTCAAGGGCTgctgtctgtccgtgtgtgtgtgtgtgtgtgcatttgcatGCCTCCCTCCCAGGTGATGCAGACTCATGGCGTGCGCAATCTGGTCTTCAGCAGCTCAGCCACGGTGTATGGAGACCCCCAGCGGCTTCCCATAGATGAACAGCACCCTGTTGGGGGGTGCACCAACCCCTACGGCAAGACCAAGTTCTTCATAGAGGAGATGATTATTGACCAGTGTAAGGCagagaaggtactgtacctaCCCCAGGTTCTCTATTCAACATCACACACACCCTGGCCATCTGTTACATACGTCCCATGCATGATAGATGTCCTGAATAACAGTGTGTACCTATGTGTACAACAatactactgtatgtattcacAGGACTGGAACGCGGTGCTGCTGCGCTATTTTAACCCGATCGGGGCTCACTCCTCTGGGCTCATCGGAGAAGACCCTCAGGGCATCCCCAACAACCTGCTGCCCTATGTCGCCCAGGTAACCACAAGCAATGTTTATCCACCTTGAATGACGCGATATATACCACTTTGAGTTATTCCTTTTCTAATCTCTGTTCTTGTCACTGGGATGTAGTATTGTAATTGACTTCACTTTATGTGCTGTGGTTCTCTCGTCGCTAACCCAGGTGGCCATTGGGAGAAGAAAACACCTCAGTGTGTTTGGGAATGACTACGATACTATTGATGGAACAGGTAATGATGACTGACTTTATGCTTAAACAAAAGTGGGTTGATTGACATTGATTGAAAACAACATTGAATAGAATTAAATCAAAATCATAACCGTCTGATGGTAAATgtcaaatcatttttttttttttgtgaaatgCATCCAATTCGGAAAATattccttctcctctttctctctttaggAGTGCGAGATTACATCCATGTTGTGGATTTGGCCAAAGGACACATAGCTGCCCTCAAGAAACTGAAGGACAATTGTGGATGCAAGGTACAGTATACCGACTGCCTGAATTACCTGAACACACTATTACCTGAGTGATTTTTCCTGTCTTTCCTCATTCAGTCACAATTTCTCAGGTCTTGGCCATGTTCATATATAtcatttcccccctctctccctccctgtatctcacTCTCTAGGTGTATAATTTAGGAACAGGAACCGGTTACTCTGTGCTCCAGATGGTGAAGGCTATGGAGAAGGCCTCAGGGAAGGAAGTGAGTGACTTGAGACTCTTTTAAAAACTTCAGAGCCTTCATCCATCAGTATTCCTTAGATTTATTTCCTCTTGATTGTAGGGAATGGTATCATTTTTAGAACTACATGTGTAGAAAGCGGCTACTTCAAGCAATGCCTGTCTGACGGCTCATTTCAGATCAAACCATTTCACATGGGGGTGGTTGTACTGTAATGATTGTCTTTGCCACAGATCATGTACCTGATCGCCCCTCGGCGAGGAGGAGATGTAGCATCCTGCTATGCTGACCCCCTTCTGGCTGAGAAAGAGCTGGGTTGGAAAGCTGACTTCGACCTGGAGAGAATGTGTAAGTACACCTTTATTGAACTACTACTACCCTTTTACTTTCATTGTTACTCTGAGTCTGCACATCATTTGTCAACACGACACGACAGCTCCAGGCCTCAGTTCAATGCACAATCTTGATTACAAAGAGCAAATGTTTATTCTCATAATGTCATACCTCTGGTTGTCTCCAAAGGTGAGGACCTGTGGCGCTGGCAGTCCAAAAACCCAACCGGATTCACTAATAACAGCCCGTCTTCAATATGATGTCACTCAATGCTCATCTTCTTCACGTACTCCTATGTTACTGGGCCAAAGCAAATCATAAAGTTCTTCATTTTTCTTTCGCGTTCACACATGAAGAGACCTCAAGACAAAATGAATGATTTATATTTCATAATGACTTAATATTATGTTGTTGATTCCATACAGGTACTTCTCCAATGCTTAAGGTGAAAAATACCATGTCTTATCTCTGTCTTGTCATTTGTATGTATTGTCATAGACATTTTCTCTAATGATATAATAGCTGAGTCAATAGCCATAAAAATGgggaaataaatacattttctaaACAAAGAAAATATATTGTGTCATTGTGAAATCATTTTTTATTGACCCTGGTAAGAGATGCTGTAGTGTATATGGTGCTTGATTGAATGAATTGTTTGATTTGACCATATAACTGAGTGGTAGCTATAGTGATACAATATACATGTGGGAGGGCTATGTTTTTGGAACAATTAGttcaaattgtttttttttacaaaaattaGGAGGATCTGGTTGGACTAATCTTAGGAATGTTATTATTTCAATACTTCCAAATGTCAAGCCCTAAAAAAGGTGAGTATAGTCTCTAAAAGGGGGCActtgtactgtaagtgtctcctTGGTCTTCGGGCGCTCAGCACTGCCTGCACTGCCTTTTTTTTTAATCGTCTAACAAACGGGTTTCGGTCTTTAGGGCTGAGCAGGAAGTGAAAGAAAATAATATTGCccaatattatatattttttttaagtggCAATGATGACAGAGATGGGGGCGAATAGAGCATATTGGGCACCGGGCGAACCAGGTCACCGTAGAATATCGATACCTTTGAAGTGGTAGAGCATTGGCAGAGACCGGGCAGGTGTAAGCAGGATATTGGGTATGGGGAATGATTCAGGCCAAAATTAAGCCTAGGCAACAGTACCACCATGTGGCTGTCGTCTACTATTGCATGTCCGGCTGAAATGAGGTGATACCAATGCCTTACTATAACGTCTGCGTGACGCCTGCGTATGAATAAAAATTATAATCCCATAGTTTTATATTTGTACCGTTTTCCCCATGCAAGCCAACATACCGATGTAGCTAGCCACATTGGCCTATAGTTTTGCCTACAGCTTGTGTGTTTCTGGCTATTATGGCCTAGAAAAGATTACGTCTAATATATAAGTAATTTGGCTTTTCCTCAACACCTCATGGGATAGTACGTTATCTTATCTCGCTGTATACAGATCTAAACATTGTTAGCCAATTACAGACTGTGTTGTTACCAGTTTCCACTACATCAGACAACCAATAgggtttatatattttttttttataaagggtggatcagcttaatattgtgaaaagattgttgcttccatcaatgtaattggctgcatcatttccaatcccccatatatatatttttgtaaatatatatttccatatacatacacatatgtatacatatacacatttatacatacacatacctacagtggggtaaaaacgtatttagtcag
Protein-coding sequences here:
- the LOC115138408 gene encoding UDP-glucose 4-epimerase-like isoform X2 yields the protein MAQKVLVTGGGGYIGSHCVVELIEAGFCPVVIDNFSNAVQERDVPESLQRIEKILDTSIEFYELDLLDRPGLEELFKQHSFSAVMHFAGLKAVGESVEQPLRYYQVNLTATMNLLEVMQTHGVRNLVFSSSATVYGDPQRLPIDEQHPVGGCTNPYGKTKFFIEEMIIDQCKAEKDWNAVLLRYFNPIGAHSSGLIGEDPQGIPNNLLPYVAQVAIGRRKHLSVFGNDYDTIDGTGVRDYIHVVDLAKGHIAALKKLKDNCGCKVYNLGTGTGYSVLQMVKAMEKASGKEIMYLIAPRRGGDVASCYADPLLAEKELGWKADFDLERMCEDLWRWQSKNPTGFTNNSPSSI
- the LOC115138408 gene encoding UDP-glucose 4-epimerase-like isoform X1 — encoded protein: MAQKVLVTGGGGYIGSHCVVELIEAGFCPVVIDNFSNAVQGERDVPESLQRIEKILDTSIEFYELDLLDRPGLEELFKQHSFSAVMHFAGLKAVGESVEQPLRYYQVNLTATMNLLEVMQTHGVRNLVFSSSATVYGDPQRLPIDEQHPVGGCTNPYGKTKFFIEEMIIDQCKAEKDWNAVLLRYFNPIGAHSSGLIGEDPQGIPNNLLPYVAQVAIGRRKHLSVFGNDYDTIDGTGVRDYIHVVDLAKGHIAALKKLKDNCGCKVYNLGTGTGYSVLQMVKAMEKASGKEIMYLIAPRRGGDVASCYADPLLAEKELGWKADFDLERMCEDLWRWQSKNPTGFTNNSPSSI